Genomic DNA from Gimesia aquarii:
CTATGTGGCTTTTACTCTTATCCTGGCATTGATTTTGTGGTTGGAAGGGATGAGCGTCTTTGACGCATTTTGTCACAGTTTCGGTTCCATGGCTACTGGTGGCTTTAGCACACACAACGCCAGCATTGGCTATTTCAAGAGCCCGCTTATTGAATTTACGATCGCGCTATTTATGATTGCTGCTGGGACGAACTTTTCACTTTATTTTCTTTCTATGAAAAATATTCGCTCACAGGATAAATCTTGGAAACACTTTATCGCGCCGCTTCGAAATGATATCGAGTTTCGCACTTATCTGATCATTTTAGGAGCCGCAACCCTCTTCCTGACTTACAACTTAATGAAAAATCAGATTTATAGTAATCTGCCTGACGCCATTCGTTACGCCGGCTTTCAAGCGGTTTCCATCATGACTACAACCGGTTATGGAACTGGAAACTACGACACCTGGAATGAGTCTTCTAAAATGTTACTGTTATTGCTGATGTTTGTCGGCGGAAGTGCCGGTTCTACAGCAGGAGGTATTAAAGTCATTCGGTTTGTGCTGTTTGCCAAAATCATTTGGCTCGAAATTGAAAAATCATTCCGACCGAATGTCATTCGCCCAGTGCGCATTGGGACAACCAACATAGAACAAGGAATTCGACACGATGTTACTGTTTATTTCAGTCTGGTATTAGCCATTTTTATATTCAGTTCCCTGCTGCTAACTGCGATCGAGCCTAATACAGAATGGCAAATGAATAAACCTGAGAAATTGATCGATTGCACTAGCGCGGTTGTCGCGACATTAAATAATATTGGCCCGGGAGTCGGAGAATTGGGACCCACGGAAAATTATGCCGACTTTACACTGGCGGGAAAATCCCTTTTAACAGTTCTCATGTTACTGGGCAGACTCGAACTCTTCGCGATTCTGGTATTACTGGTCCCTTCCTTCTGGAAAAACTATTGATGCAGGAACAAAAAAGGAGCACTGTCTAGACACGTGCTCCAAAGATTATTTTCGATTGTTTTTTCTGATTAAATCTTTTCCGGCTTTTGACCTGTTTTATACTTTTTAGGACCGGTACCGGAATTATTCGGATCATATTTCCCTACAACTTCTGTATTCGCACCTTGCTGAGGAATTTTGTCTTCCATTCCCAGCGCCCACAAAATTCCATTGAGCGACAGCTTTCGTACGTTTGGATCCTTAAAATCGAAAGGATGTGCTGTGGTTGTAAAGAATACTCGTCCTTTGGTTCCATCTTTCCCTTCATAGGTCTTCGTCCACGCCACGGGGTTACTCATCGGGAATTTTTTAGTATTTCCTTTCTTCTGATGATTTGATTTTAGCGAGTGGCCCGTCAAAAGCGGTTGGCTATCGCCGGCCAATTTGTGACCATCACTACCGCCGTGAACGTGATAGAGCCATGAATAGGCTTTATACGGTTTCACACCTCGTAAGACGGGATGATCTTTTACCTCTTCATCTATTGTCACTTTGGTCAGATGTTCGTGGCCATCACCGAAGTGACCATGATGAGTAATCCATCTTTGTCCAACCAGATCAGCAATTTTTTTATTATTCCAATCTTTATAAGGACTCTTTGGATCCCGGAACAGAAACGCATGCGTTGCCGTACGAAAGCCGACGATAGGTTTTCCAGATTTCACATAGTTCAAAAAATGTTGAAACTGCTCAGGAGGTAGATCACGAAATCGCGTATACAAAACCATCAAATCAGCATCTTTAAGCGCTTCCAGTCCACTGATCGATTTTTGATTTCCCGGCGCAATATTTCCATCTTGATCAAGTGAATAACATATCGTGACATCAAAGCCATAATCTCGCTTCAATATTTTTGCTAACATGGGCATCGATTCTTCTGACCGATATTCATCATCACCGGTCACAAAAACCACATGGGGTTTCTCACCCGCTTGCGTCTCTGCTATGAATGTTGATCCCAACATGATTGAAGAAAAACAGATCAAGAGAAAAGAAAACGGTTTCATGAATACTCCTGCCAACGCTGAGGGCTACTATCTGTGTGAAGTATAACAATTAACTTCGGTTCAGCTTCTATCGTATCGGATCAGGGGACCTTAAATCAATTGTTGAACGGGAGAACTCTTGACCTTGCCCTTCAGATTCTGCATGCTGGAGAGTATAAAAACTTCCAAAGTCAGTTAGAAATTCCATTTTTACTTCTTTTGATCGAGTTAGTAAGCAGCATGAAAACCAATATTTTCAGGACCATCCTGATTTCCTGTTTCACTCTGACCATCGTGTTTTCCTTCAAGATGAATCTCTATGCAAAAAAACCGAAGAATCTTCCTGACGTCTCTGCGCAGCACATCCACCTGCGAGGGAGTTATCAGAATAGTAAACAGAAATTTGAAGCGAAAAAAACGGGCCACGTCGCTTTTCTAGGTGGTTCTATCACTGAAATGAACGGCTACCGCCCGATGGTTTGCCAATTCCTGGAGAAAACGTTTCCAGAAACAAAATTTCAGTTTACGAACGCAGGTATCTCATCGACCTGTTCGAACACAGGCGCTTTCCGCACTAAGCGTGATGTTTTGAGTGAAGGTCCCGTTGATCTGTTTTTTGTGGAATTCGCTGTGAATGATGATCAGGACGCAGGTCATACAGCAACAGCCGCCGTACGTGGTATGGAAGGTGTGATCGCACAGATTCGCCGCCACAATCCGTATACTGATATTGTAATGGTACACTTCGTCAATCCATCCATGCTGAAAACGATTCAGCAGAAAAAAAAGCCACTCTCCAGTTCCAGCCACGAACGTGTTGCCGAACACTATCGCATTGCGACCATCGATTTGGCGAGTGAAGTTGCCCGGCTCATTGATGACAATCAACTAACCTGGAAACAGTTTGGAGGGACTCATCCCGCACCATTTGGAAATGCAATCTGTGCTACGATGATTGAAAAGTTACTCACTCAAGCTTGGCAGGAAAAGGGACAACGTGCCAAACACACTTCCCCCAAAGCACCACTTGATCAATTCAGTTTCCTAAATGGTCGTTTGATTGATATTAAGAATGCGAAGCCACAATCGGGATGGACCATTGAAGTTCCCAAATGGGATTCTATTCCTGGAAGTAAACGCAGTCGGTTCACAAGTATTCCGATGTTAACAGCTACTAAGCCAGGAGCGGAAATAGAACTCTCTTTTGAAGGGACAGCACTGGGCGTTTATGTTGTTGCCGGACCCGATGCAGGGATACTGGAAGTGAGTATTGATGATAGACCCTTTCAGCCTTTTGATCTTTATCACCATTATAGTAAAGGCCTGCATTACCCGCGCTCTGTTGTATTTGACAGCCAGTTAAAGCCGGGTAAGCATCGGGCGAAGATCAGGCTGAGTGAGAAATCATCTAGTAAAGGACATGCTGCCCGCATCATGTCTTTTGTTGGTAATTGAAAGAACTGATTAATCGGTTGCTGCAAGCCAACATTCTGATGATTCGTATTAAAAGAAATCGAGCCGAACGTCAAACAGCTTTTGCCGGTCACCTCGATTTTGAAAATCGTCTAACATCGCCTCCATATCAGGGCGAAGGAAATCGTTAAACTTTCGCATTCCACCAATACGAACTTCAAGGCGTTCATCATAATCCACAAGCTCTGGAGAAAGCCATAACGTGGTGATTTTTCCTCCAGACCGAACATAAATCACATTGCCTACCTTGATGCTGACATTCAAAGGAACTGGTCTGGCCTGAATACGTTTATTCCCGTTTACAATTTTGGGTCGCATGATTTGTGGAGGAAATTTCTCGGTGCGTACCCAATAAAACCGGTTATCGATTGGACGCAGAATTTTTTTTTCGATCTCTTTCGGATATTTAAATCGCTGTTGCAGATCCATCCAGTTAAACAGATTATGAATTTCTTCATAATAATTCTCGTAACCGCGCCCTTTATACTCAGCATAGATGACATCATAACCGTATCGCATCATGCGATTCACCACGAGAGAATTGTGTGCGAGTGTATCACGATCAAGTTCCCCGCCCACAATATACCACGGTAAATGCTTTGCGTTTTTCCAATAATGCAAATTGAATGCACTGGTTTTGCCTGCGATCGGAATCACACCTGCAAACAGACTGGGATGAGACATACCGATATCAAAGGCAGCATCTGCACCAGTGCCATGTCCTGCAAGAAAAATGCGGTCAGAATCGACACTGAAACGTTTGCGGGCATCGCGTATCGACTGAATCACCGCGTAATGCGCAGTCACATTGTCGTGGTAATCCTGCTGGCCTTTCTGCAGATATTCAGGAGAAATCACGATATAACCCCGGCGTTGTGATTGGCCGGGACCGTTTTTAAACCTTCCCCACCAACTCAACTCTGATTTGGTTGTCCGATGGGACGGACGCAGCGCGACAATCATCGGGTAGGAATGATGAGGGTTATATTCGATTGGTAATAAAACTGAATACGAAACGGGAACCTCTGCATTTGGATCCGTTACTTGAATCGAAAACGCTTGAGCATTGTCTCTGACAGGAGCTTCTAATACCGAGGGAAGAAGCGGAATCATTTGTTTCACAACTGCAGTCGAAATGCCTTCCAGTTTATTGAGCGCCTCCAATATTGCTTCTTGCTGCTTTTCTTCTTCGCTACGCAAGTAGTCGAGAACCTGTGCACGGGCAGTCCAAAAATTTAAAGCGGTATCCAGATCAGTGACCACATTCGCTGCACCAACTATCCACCCCGAATAAGCGATCGCTAATTTTTCCCGGGCAGAGAGAGAATCGTCGCCCTCCAGATTCAGGAAAGCAGAGAGCCTCTCTACAGATTCGAAATTGAGCTGAGTGATCACTTCCCGACGATAAGCTTGCAACAAATTTTTAGTGGTTGGATCTTTGACTTCTGCTTCCAGCTCTCCCAATCGAAATTTGGCTTTTTCGATTTGCTCATGACGTTCACGATAATTTTCTTCTACTTCTCTAATTTGCCTAAGAATCGATTGGCTGACATTATTCGTGGGAAACTTTGTAATCGCCAGTTGTGCCAATTGGTGCTGGCCTGCTTTACGACGCTGCTTGAGTTCATCCAGAAGCTGTTGACTATGCAACGTACGCAAATCTTTCACAAATGTCGTGATTTTCTCTTTGTACTCAGGAAAGTCTCTCTCGATGCCATCAAATGCTTCCGCTGCTTGAAGATATAATCCTGCCTGAATGTAAAACCGGGCAACAGCGATGCGCTCGTTTGGGTTAAGAGGATCAATCGTACGATTGAGCATTGCTTTGAGAATTTCGTCTTTTACAGAAGTCGTTCTAAGCCCTAACTCCCATTGATGCTTCAAACCGATCACTTTGAGATGATGAGGAGTGATCTCCGTGACTCCCTGTAACAAAGGCAGTTGCCCTTTGCTTGTTTTGAGAGTGACGGTACGACGTCCATATTCATCAAAATCAGTGACATCAATATATGATCCCACTTCTTTCAACATATGCTGGCGACCACTGGTTTGTTGACTTAGCTCAAACGTCTCCAGTAAGGAAAGATCCTGATCATTGTTTAAGCGTACGACTGACCTGCGCGGCACAAAGTAGCGAATCATGCCATTATCAACCATCAGAATCGGAGCCGCAGGATCCGGGTCTTCAGGTCCTTTGCCTTGAATTTTCGCAGCCAAAGCATCAGTCAGACCTAGAATAGGCGCCAGCTCGCCACGAATGATGGTTCCGTTTTTCAGTTCCACTTCCCCTGCCCAAACGTTTCCAGCGAGAGATAGACCTTGCCCGAGTAAGAACAAGTATGCCAGAAGAATGACGCTTGCTCTTTTGAAACAAAGATTCGCGCAGTGATAGCGGGAAACAGATTTGGAAAATATTCGTTCAGTCATACTGAATTCATCGTCAAACAGACTGACGGAATGTGAGAAATATATAATACCATAAACTATTTACGTCTATGGAATCTAAAAATTGATAAATTTTCAGGATAAATTCAATTTTACGGCGATCCAACGCCATAATTCCGGAATAAACAGATATCCGAGGTAACAAATTCCGGCTATGACTCCCAGATAAATGATCAGAGTGATCCATCCCCAGGTGCCTTCAGCCAGATTCTTGAAAAATCGCCGTCGATTTCTGCGATCATAATCACGGCTGATTTCTTTAATTTTATCTTCCATATTCATCGCACGCGCGTCTGCTTTATCTTTGATCGTGCGTACCTGCATCACAGAATCAAACTCGGGACACTGTGCCAGTGAAATGAACTTTCCTTCTGCCGTGCGTTTAACCTTGGCTCCTGTGTTGATGACTCCTGCTTTCACTCCCTGTTTAATCTGTGCTACGGTCATTTTACTGACCATGGTCTTTCCAGCAGCATTTTCGTGCTGAATGAACCAAACCCGCTTCTCAACTACATCGTTCTTTTTCTTCGTAGATCGCTCGGCATCTTTGGCTGAGGAAATTTCATGTCCGCTGCTACGTTTAGATGGTGCAGAAGATGATGTCGCGCTTTTGCCTTTGCGACGAACACGCGAGACATTGGCTGTCTCTGCAGAATTGATGAAACTAAGCGCTGGAGATTCGAGTTGCATCTCTTCCAATAAAGCCATAATCTCGGAACAACTCTTAAACCGATGATCTGGATTCTTAGCCATCATCTTTTCGATCAGTAAGTCAAGTTTTTCGGGAACTTCCGGATTGAGCTTGCGCACGGATTCAAATTTTCCTGACTCCTTATTCATAATGAGTTCCAGCGCCGTATCACCACCAAAGGGAAATTTGCCTGTTAGAAAGTTATAAAAAGTCCCCCCCAAGGCATAAATGTCAGTCCGATGATCAACATGTTTGGCATTTCGTGCCTGCTCGGGAGGCATGTAAAGGGGCGTTCCCAATCCCGTACCACTTTGCGTCATCGAGTTATCTTCATCTATGGCTTTGGCTAACCCCAGATCGGCAACTTTCACTACTCCCTTACTCGTTACCAAAATATTATCTGGTTTAATATCACGGTGAATCAGCTTTGATTCATGAGCGTGTGACAGCGCATCCAAGCAGGCAAGAATAATGAACGTCGCATCGCCTACTGAAAGCTGCTTTAGCTCGTTCATCCAATCCTGCATACTTTTGCCGTCAATATACTCAATGGCCACATAGTGGAATCCGTGGTCTTCCCCCACGGCATAACAGCGGACTACATTGGGATGATCCAGTTTTGCCATCGCTTTGGCTTCACGATAAAAACGTTCCACAAATTTTGGATCGTTGGCAATTTTTTTCTTCAATGTTTTGATCGCTACTTTTCGATCCAGGCTCTCTTGTTCCGCCAGATAGACATCACCCATGCCTCCGGCTCCCAGCTTGCGTTTTAGTCTGAATTCACCCAAATGAGTGATCTTGTTTGAGGAGGCCGCTCCTTTTTGAGGTGAAGTTTCTGATGAAGACATCGATCCATTCTCCTAAAAACTCACAGAGAAAAACTATGAAGAAAGATAAAGAATTACTAAAGCGATCTCTGAATCGTACAGGAAAATGATGTGAAGAAATCACGCAAAGAAAATAGTAATATGCTGCCCCTTCCAACCAGACCTGCATCGCCCAGTATAAACAGAAAAAGTGTGAATAGCTATAATTTCCTGCGAAACAGCGCAAGAAACCCAATTGGTTACCAGGTACATTCATTCCCTGTCAGCAGCCGAAATGCGTCAAAGTATTTGTCACGTGT
This window encodes:
- a CDS encoding TrkH family potassium uptake protein; amino-acid sequence: MNWLLLCRLLGLVGMLVGVSMVFSLPWAFPAFGETSEFESAGFWGICGAIGCSLASGVILYTLGRNEHGTILRKEALAVVGLSWIYAGVLGCLPFLFSGTMVDADLPMTIPDALFESISGFTTTGASVLRELEDPALVPRSVLFWRSFTHCLGGMGIIVLFVAILSHLGAGGKALMRREVPGPTSEAVRPRVRESAIVMWTIYVAFTLILALILWLEGMSVFDAFCHSFGSMATGGFSTHNASIGYFKSPLIEFTIALFMIAAGTNFSLYFLSMKNIRSQDKSWKHFIAPLRNDIEFRTYLIILGAATLFLTYNLMKNQIYSNLPDAIRYAGFQAVSIMTTTGYGTGNYDTWNESSKMLLLLLMFVGGSAGSTAGGIKVIRFVLFAKIIWLEIEKSFRPNVIRPVRIGTTNIEQGIRHDVTVYFSLVLAIFIFSSLLLTAIEPNTEWQMNKPEKLIDCTSAVVATLNNIGPGVGELGPTENYADFTLAGKSLLTVLMLLGRLELFAILVLLVPSFWKNY
- a CDS encoding ThuA domain-containing protein, which gives rise to MKPFSFLLICFSSIMLGSTFIAETQAGEKPHVVFVTGDDEYRSEESMPMLAKILKRDYGFDVTICYSLDQDGNIAPGNQKSISGLEALKDADLMVLYTRFRDLPPEQFQHFLNYVKSGKPIVGFRTATHAFLFRDPKSPYKDWNNKKIADLVGQRWITHHGHFGDGHEHLTKVTIDEEVKDHPVLRGVKPYKAYSWLYHVHGGSDGHKLAGDSQPLLTGHSLKSNHQKKGNTKKFPMSNPVAWTKTYEGKDGTKGRVFFTTTAHPFDFKDPNVRKLSLNGILWALGMEDKIPQQGANTEVVGKYDPNNSGTGPKKYKTGQKPEKI
- a CDS encoding SGNH/GDSL hydrolase family protein, with amino-acid sequence MKTNIFRTILISCFTLTIVFSFKMNLYAKKPKNLPDVSAQHIHLRGSYQNSKQKFEAKKTGHVAFLGGSITEMNGYRPMVCQFLEKTFPETKFQFTNAGISSTCSNTGAFRTKRDVLSEGPVDLFFVEFAVNDDQDAGHTATAAVRGMEGVIAQIRRHNPYTDIVMVHFVNPSMLKTIQQKKKPLSSSSHERVAEHYRIATIDLASEVARLIDDNQLTWKQFGGTHPAPFGNAICATMIEKLLTQAWQEKGQRAKHTSPKAPLDQFSFLNGRLIDIKNAKPQSGWTIEVPKWDSIPGSKRSRFTSIPMLTATKPGAEIELSFEGTALGVYVVAGPDAGILEVSIDDRPFQPFDLYHHYSKGLHYPRSVVFDSQLKPGKHRAKIRLSEKSSSKGHAARIMSFVGN
- a CDS encoding serine/threonine protein kinase, with amino-acid sequence MSSSETSPQKGAASSNKITHLGEFRLKRKLGAGGMGDVYLAEQESLDRKVAIKTLKKKIANDPKFVERFYREAKAMAKLDHPNVVRCYAVGEDHGFHYVAIEYIDGKSMQDWMNELKQLSVGDATFIILACLDALSHAHESKLIHRDIKPDNILVTSKGVVKVADLGLAKAIDEDNSMTQSGTGLGTPLYMPPEQARNAKHVDHRTDIYALGGTFYNFLTGKFPFGGDTALELIMNKESGKFESVRKLNPEVPEKLDLLIEKMMAKNPDHRFKSCSEIMALLEEMQLESPALSFINSAETANVSRVRRKGKSATSSSAPSKRSSGHEISSAKDAERSTKKKNDVVEKRVWFIQHENAAGKTMVSKMTVAQIKQGVKAGVINTGAKVKRTAEGKFISLAQCPEFDSVMQVRTIKDKADARAMNMEDKIKEISRDYDRRNRRRFFKNLAEGTWGWITLIIYLGVIAGICYLGYLFIPELWRWIAVKLNLS